From the Panulirus ornatus isolate Po-2019 chromosome 34, ASM3632096v1, whole genome shotgun sequence genome, the window gcagaagctggtgactgagtttggtaaagtgtgtgaaagaagaaagttaagagtaaatgtgaataagagcaaggttattaggtacagtagggttgagggtcaagtcaattgggaggtaagtttgaatggagaaaaactggaggaagtaaagtgttttagatatctgggagtggatctggcagcggatggaaccatggaagcggaagtggatcatagggtgggggagggggcgaaaatcctgggagccttgaagaatgtgtggaagtcgagaacattacctcagaaagcaaaaatgggtatgtttgaaggaatagtggttccaacaatgttgtatggttgcgaggcgtgggctatggatagagttgtgcgcaggaggatggatgtgctggaaatgagatgtttgaggacaatgtgtggtgtgaggtggtttgatcaagtaagtaacgtaggggtaagagagatgtgaggtaataaaaagagcgtggttgagagagcagaagagggtgttttgaaatggtttggacacatggagagaatgagtgaggaaagattgaccaagaggatatatgtgtcggaggtggagggaacgaggagaagtgggagaccaaattggaggtggaaagatggagtgaaaaagattttgtgtgatcggggccgcctgaacatgcaggagggtgaaaggagggcaaggaatagagtgaattggatcgatgtggtataccagggttgacgtgctgtcagtggactgaatcagggagtgtgaagcggctggggtaaaccatggaaagctgtgtaggtaggtacgcatatttgcgtgtgtggacgtatgtacatacatgtgtatgggggtgggttgggccatttctttcgtctgtttccttgcgctacctcgcaaacgcgggagaccggcaaaaagaaaaaaaaaaaaattcgcaaTAAAAATGCACAAACCTTTATCAATATCCAGATATGAAAATAATATACACAAAAATCCTTGTCTATAAAACAGTGTCTAAATGGTTATTTAGCTAACTACTAAcctactaaaaagaatatctatttatttatttattatacttgatctccatttcccgcatcagcaaaacagcaccaggaaacaaagaatggcccatccactcacatgcacatatatatagtaaaagaaaTGTGcagaaaaatacaagaaaatgcaatATATGACTTCATTTCCCAATAGCATGGtaaatgttttgaaatgaaatCGAGGGTTCATGTGATACATAATTCCAAGTATACTCCCAATTTTTCAGTTACATTTCTGATATGTAAATAATCATTTCTTTTccgactgtatgtatatattacatatgtaaacaatttctaaccttttttttttttgcagtaaaggtgactgttcaattTCTGGTATTTAATCTAGGGCCACCTGTCCTTAttgtatatatacaatgaaaaccaTTTATATGAAATTCATGCAACTCAGATCCACACAATTTCTTGGTCCCTACTGCTCAAAATATTGTGAGTTATACAATTTACTAATCTGTTGGACTGCTTTAGCACTGCAATGCTTAGATCACCTGTTTTGAAAGTGATCATTACAGAATATCCCTTTCCACTACTATACCTCTCAACTTCTTACTGATCCACCACTAGTGCCATTTCTTTCAAGAATATTGCCTCCAAACTTTGTTTTAGCCTATTTTCTTTCCTGTGAAAtctacttcctccttcctcaattttcctcctcctgcccaaATATCATGAATGATCTTTTCTTTTCAAACCCAAACCTCAGTTTCCTTATTAAATCATGGTTAATAATGTTACTAGCCATTTTCTTGGCCAAATCATCCAAATCTGTGATTCTTTATCCTTTAGAAGTTTAAGAGCTTTACTGTTTGTAGTGATTTTCGTACAAACTTGTCTTTGTTTACTTTCACAAATCTCAGTCCTTACACTGCTATAATAATACTGCTAATAATTCACTAACCATCaacatttttcttgttattatatatcatacacagAAAATATCATCATACTTATAAACAGTACCATTCTCATGATTATATCAACTTCCTTTGTACTAAAATGAACAAATACTGGTTTTAATAAAATTTATAATTTCTTTTGGATAAACTGTACCACAACTATTCATTATGTACCTTGAAAATAATCCTGCTGCAGCTAAGTATTCCACAATAAGAAAGACTTTTCGTACCATGGTTTACATAGATCTGAAGAGTTAGTGTTTTAAAGTTTGTTGGAATGTATTTTTAATATATTAGCATTGATAATAAATATGGCAAACTACTTCTAATATTCAATACTACAAGAATGCCTTCTTCCATTTCTACAGGATTATGTCTTCACTGGAGTTACAACTGGTAAAAGGGAAGCAGCCAAGTCTTCTATGTCTGCTGCCTTCTTTGAACTGCACGATTTTCCACAGCATTTTCTTGATCTGAAGGAATATGACAAGATAttaatgtttatacatacacacatatctgcTCTGGACACTAACTTGCTCAATGGCATATaacagacaagtatgaaagataaggatacatatatacatatagagtaAATTTTTTAATAACCAATTGTATTTCCAGCCTTAGCAAGGAAGCTTCACCAACATACAAACTATGAAATCACTAGCACACATACTATCTCTTGCTGGAAAAGGATAATGTAATAAAACCAGAGCCCAATTATCCATTCCCAAACCCCACTGATCACCATGGTTTACATTTACCacttccaaaacaaggaacagagaagggatattcaatgtgtgtatggataatgttgaagtccctgaggattggcagaatgcatgtatagtgccactgtacgaaggcaaatgggataaaggtgagtgttcaaactacagaggaataagtttgtcaagtattccaggaaaactgtatgggagggtattgattgagagggtgaaggcatattcagagcatcagattggggaggagcactgtggtttcagaagaggtagacgatgtgtggatcaggtgtttgctttgaaaaatgtgtgcaagaaatacttacaaaaacagatggatttgtacgtagcatttatggatctggagaaggtatatgatagcgttaatagagatgctttgtggaaggtcttaagagcatatggtgtgggaggtaagctgctagaagcagtgataagtttttatcaagggtgtattgcatgtgtacaagaaggaatagaggaaagtgattggttcccaatgaaggtcggtctgcagcaggcgtgtgtgatgtccccatgattgtttaatttgtttatggatggggtggttagggatatCAAgagttatggatggggtggttagggatatcaagagttctggagagaggggtgagtatgcagtctgttggggatgagagggcctagaaagtgagtcagttgttgttctatgatgatgggggagaaagaatacttcccacgtattccctgcatgtcgtagaaggtgactaaaaggggaagaagcgggggggctggaaatcctcccctcccgtttttgattttccaaaagaaggaacagagaaggggggccaagtgaggatatcctctctaaggctctgtcctctgttcttaacggtacctcactaacacgagaaactgcaaatatgtatataatctttttattatacttaagcactgtctcctgcattagtgaggtagcacaaggaaacaaagaatggcccaacccacccacaaacacatttatatacataaatgcccacatatgcacatatacatacatacatatttcagcgtatacatacaaatacatggtggaaaggatcataattttggacatgatcaagtatattcctctgagtccatggggaaaatgaaacacgataagttccctggtgcactttcgagtaataaacacatcatcaggggagatacaagaaagaaatataggccagttgatatacaacaaacagacatagctaggacgctacgtctcttcgttgtatatcaactgacttatatcaagagtttatggtgtggaaggtaagctgttagaagcagtgaaaagttttcatcaaggatgtaaagcatatgtatgagtagaaagagagaaagtgactggttcccacggaatgtcggattgcggcaagggcttgtttatggatggagttgtgagggaggtgaatggaagagttttggaaagatgggcaagtatgcagcctgttgtggatgttgtttgctgatgatacagcgctggtggctgactcaggtgagaaactgcagaagttggtgactgagtgtggtaaagtgtgttaaagaagaaagctgagagtaaatgtgaataagagcaagattattaggttcagtagggttgagggacacgtcaactgggaggtaagttagaatggagaaaaactggaggaagtggtgttttagatatctgggagtggatatggcagcagatggaaccatggaagcagaagtgagtcatagggtagggaagggggtgaaggttctggaagcattgaagaatgtgtggaaggcgagaacgttatctgggagagcaaaaatgggtatgtttgaaggaaaagtggttccaaaaatgttatatggttgtgaggcatgggctatggacagggttgtgcggaggacggtggatgtgttggaaatgagatgtttgaggacaatatgtggtgtgaggtagtttgattaagtaatgaaaggataagagagatgtctggtaataaaaagaaagtggttgagaaagcagaagagggtgtattgaaatggtttggtcacatggagagaatgagtgaggaaagactgacaaagaggatatatgtgtcagaggtggagggaacgaggagcaccTACACAGGATTCGGGTAATGctcctggccacacacacctaAATATCCTGTCATCATAATGTGATACCAGATTTACATGCCCACTATTGTGGTAAATTTGAAAATAAAAGCGACACTTATtacattatgtatttatatttttgatgaaaataagatTATTTGTCCATTCATAAAAGTACATAAAGTTCTGCCTGTgtgaatgatatgtatatatgtacgatatattaatatatatgaaaaaaatgccaaaataaACCATATGCACTGTGTGAAATCATGCCTGAAAAAAGAGTGCAATGTAACATAATCATGATATAATTACACAGATGAGGAACATAAATGGTGCCAAGCAAGTCCCTTCCCTATCCAGTTAACGCCCTCCCACACTACCATGGAAAATTGTATACTACTTCGAGCTAAGTATAAAAGTAATaaatatgtacattttcatacctGCTTACACAAATATAAACAATGAAAGCAGGAATAAGTTTGAGAAGTTGTGTGATAGATaagtttcaagagatggggccctacaagtgtagaattcccttcctgtacagtacaaataagtaacagCAAAGAAAGATAAGACAGACTGATGCATATAAAGTTTACTTGCATGGAAAGAATAATTATACAATTATAACTGCAGTTCTTTGAGAAATAAATAATATCTTGGCATGAAATGAATCTACAATAAACATACCTTAATGTAATGCATCTTGTCATTAGAGCTCTCATTTGCACAAAATCCCCATAAGAAGTTTTTCATAATAATATTTTCCAGTCACATGCAATGGATTTCTACATCAATAAACTGTTAATATACTATAGAAATGAATTCCTTTAAAATAAAGCCCATCACATTCCTTAGTATGAAAATCATATGTAATACTAGTACTGTGAAATTTTGTCTTCATAAATACTCCTCTATGATAAATACTTACAATTTCTTGGTTTTATCTAAAATCTTAGTAATGTACTGTTGACTAGACAACACTTCTggatcttgtgtctcccctgtgtgGGTAATACAAGTAAGGGGGAGCCACTCAACTCCTCCTAAGCCAGATAAAGCCACATTCAGCTTTTCTGCAGCCTggtaaaaagaaacaaatatatttaCCCATAGAAGATTTTCATTAAGCAAATTAGTATCTAACAGCACAATTTAACATTTCTGTTGTTTTATGAAAAGGCTGTCAGTTAGATTATACTAAATTTAAGATATTCTTACACTGTAAGCTTCTTCCTCATTAATTATACACTTAGAAGATTATCTACACACTGCATATCCTAATTCCATCAACCCCAAAATATTGCAGATTATTTAGGACTGATACATTTAGACATCTGTTCATTTACATATTCTCTCTAGTGAAGCACCCCTCTACCACATCTTGCATTATCCTTCCACCTTACCCATCACCTGTCTCCTATTACCCTCATCCCCATGAAATCACTCCCAGTTACTATTTTCACTGAATTTATGACTTCTGTACTCCATCTTTTAACTCTGGAAACAACTTCCTATCTAATTCTAAGTTATTCATTCCTTGCTCCATCCACCCTAACTTTACTTCTAAAGATAAGAAATCCATCTCTACTGCTCTGCACGCCATGAGCCATTCTATCACTAAAGAATCAGGTCCAAAAATATACAAAAGGATGAATTTCACAAATCAATTTAACATGTTTCATCACACTTAATGGCTTAAAAATTTCCTTTGTCTAGGCATCCTGGTATGAATCCTGTAAAAATTCAACTGATTCGCATCAAAATTAGTTTAATGCCTCTTAAGCAGTCATTCGCATAAATGACTTGGGATACCCACATAAGGAGAAAATCTCTTTCCATTtctaaccccaacaaatcttgaGAGGAAACCTACCTATTATGTCTACCCACATACAGTTCCATAAACAGTTACTAGGAGGGGACTCACAACACTGCTTCCACTTCTGTTCATGTAAATGCCCATCTGAATGTATGagttaaacatccatggtgacatcatacacccttgatgcagacccaccttcatccaGAACCACTCACCTCTTCTTACTTGATAAAAACACCTCTGCCCccaagcagctttcctcccacaccatgtatttgtGGCATCTTCCATAgtgtatctctatcaaccttatcaaacTCTTTCTCAAAGTTTATCAATTCCATGTAAAAATTCTATTATCTAAATATTTCTCGAAAAGACTTTTCAAACGAAAATCCCAATTCACACATTCACTACCATTCCTGAACCCACATTCTTCtccctaatatgatgctctgtgcatgccaccatcctctcaatcaccattctcccatacaacttaccagatatactcaagAATCTTATACTGCTGTAATTTTAGCATTCATttctgtcccccttgcctttatatacgCATTCTGCTAGTTCTCAAGAACTTCACTTGAAGCCATACATGTACTGAGAATCCTTGCTATTCAATCCTGAGATATTCAGCCACAATCACTCTAGTCTTTCAGCCATACTTCATATTATGcaaggttttcactacctcttctccttccaccaaaccacttgccatgactcttgcTCTGTGCACCTTCATGTCTAAGACACcaaacatctgccactttatccaACACATCTTGCTCTGTGCACCTTTATGTCTATGACACTAAACATCGCCACTTTATCTAACATATTCAATTGTAATTCAGATTGCTAACTCTAACTcctctctgcctgttaccacttgccCATCTGCTCCCCTAACTGACAGATTCCAGCAGCCAGGATGAACTCAGATGCAATACAGGGACAGGTACACATATGATGCCAACCAAACATTACCAGATATTTCTATACAAATTTCCATATGCTGTTTTGAACAAAATATTTGTATGAATCATAAGGATAAAAGGAGAAAACAGCTCATGCTAGTATGGTACTCAGTAATTCTAGGTAGAAGCAtagtatatttatctatttatcatactttatcactgtttcccgcatcagcgaggcagtgccaggagcagatgaagaataacccatccaatcatatacacatacatatacataaatgcccatacaagctcatatacataaatatacataacatatatacacatgtacatattcatacctgcttgacttcatccattcctgtcactaccccaccccacaggaagcagcatcattacccccaacttaagtgaggtagcatcaggaaaacagacaaaaaggccacgtttgttcacactcagtctctagctgtcatgtgtaatgcaccgaaaccacagacctttctatggtttacctcagacacttcacatgacctggttcagtccactgataataaacaaataaactgtGAAATAACCATAATGGCAGCTGACATCTTACATGTATGAAGCGAGTCTTAGCAGTCTGTCTTGAGTGTCTTCTGACAACAAGGCAATCCAGACTTCTACAAGCTTGCCTATGGATGTATTCTGTACTGTCTGTATCTCTGCCGCCTGTTCCTTTCTTGAACTCTCTCAAAGGGGTGCCCAcggcaataaagtctccataactagtgaactccagtgccctTCTCagtctttagtgtctcacccaTAACAgtccactggcagagggccagcttagcacagtgtttacagaggttcctagctactacttctacctaatgtttctacctaaatgttcctacctactacttctacctaaaagtcctacctaaatgttcctatctactacttctatctattgctcctgccattctgccaaaaggtagggctaacaCACAGCACTCAACAAATGAAATCTACttttacaaagaatgagctgtgtgaattaagtgttgtgtgtgacagggagagatatTTTGCATGTTGGTGGACACAATGCCAGTGGTCCACATGTTggcgagacagaaagaaaagagagctatCTGAGTCAcaggagtgcaacatgacaaccaatgaaatgctggctcactatgcagcaatcactaatcctcctgatacGCAGGTAGgcaatactggtaatatacctccctggtcattggctgcctaccaactactacctatagTATTCTGTATTCTTACATGGTTTTTCTTTCTTGTAATATATATTTCAGATAGTTAAACTTGATGATCCCCAAATTCTTAGGGCAGGGAAAAGAAACCACCTCTGAATGTCTGAGGGTTAATCAGAAACTTGTTGATTTAAGCTAAACGCAGCAACTGAACTGCTTATCCTTTGAAGCTATCATTCCAAACCTCTACAAACTGTCATTTACCAGACTGGGACTTTGCAGAGTTTCCTTGATTACATAAACAGTCTAGCCTAtcatcagggtatatatatatatatatatatatatatatatatatatatatatatatatatatatatataacagtgctTTAAAAAGTAGTTTTAAGAGACAATGAAGTGGCATTCTGATTTCAGTTGAAACGAGCCCTCCATTTAAATATTTAACTGGCTTTGCTTCTGGACAGGACTTACTTGGTTGTCAGTCATGGCCTGAGCTGTAAGCAGTCTGAATCATCAGTAGGAAGGAATAATATTAGACCTGAAGATAGTTTCAACATTTTCTGGGGCTGTGTTTGGATAACCTGTGGTGAGTAGTTTCGGAGATGATGGATACTTTGCCTGGCTaatttgattttcattttgtGATCCAGCTGACTTGCCTGGCTAGCATGTGTCCTTCAAGCTCTGTTGATTGTAGAAAAGTAATGGCAAGGGATAACGAGAATTTAAGAGTATGGTGCATATTCATAAACCAAGTTAAATTTGAGAACACTCACCTCATAGACATCTCCATGACTTCTCTCTGTCAAACATGCAACACTGTATACAAAGGCTCCTGCAGGTTCATGATGGTCCTTTATCTTCAATATGTTATTTTGTAACTGTTCACAGCTATCATATGATGTGACCAGGAAAATGATGAGATGAGAAGTTTCCTGTTATGGCCAGATTAAATATTCAATTTAGAAAAATTTGCTTCATGAGCTTTATCCACATTCAAATCATCTATCCATGATACTTTCTATATTCATTCAGTACAATATCGTTATGTGAATTATTTATAAAGACCAAACCGGATATCCTACACAATTATATGTATGCCTTTTTAAATCtctttcacatttaatctcacaACTTACAAGAAAATTCTTATGATTAAGAAACAAAATTCTAATACATTTAAACCCTATATAAACGACagaatttttcatttattctattgttcttatctttatcatttcaaGGCTCTACCGCTATATCATATAAATTACAAGGTGCACTTTATTGGCATGTAGATATGCCTCATGTCAAAAGCAACTTCAATTTGCAATGGAAAAGAATCCTAATATCTCAGTTACCCATATAACCCAATGGGGAAAGATGCATGTAGCCTTAGCATACACCCCAAATCAATTACTATCTAATTAGCAACAGTCTCTGAAGCATTAATAATGAGATTATATTTTGGGGGCGTTGAACCAATAGCTTTTAGAAAAGCGTTTTGTGCACCAGTaatccactggtggtggtggagacaaagaTGTGCGAGTCAACAAACAAACGATAAGCCAAGCATGCACTGTCTGCCGAATTCAATTGTTTGAACAGGAACAAATATGAATGATTTACCAGAATTTTCCTTTTTCAATGTTTTGATACATCCTATTAACTGATATAAACTCTGGTCCTGGGGACCCCCCACAAAATTTCCAGGGATGGGCCAGTTACAGGAAAACTTGGCATACCAGCTCAAAATCAATCTAATACAATGACATCAGCCACATAACTCTTttcatgtaaatatgtaaaatCAAGGCAACATCAATCACCATAAGAGTGCAAGGTGTCAACGAAAGATAGGCTGGCTGTTTGAATTCTTACTGAAATGGTTTATTTGCTAGAAATGGTAAGTCCAAGCAGCAATCAATTCCTTCATATACCAACAGATCTAATCATACTAACAGCTTCTAGAAGAGGTTGGTGTGTATCCTGAGAAGATCTGGTAGTGCAGGTTAGACCCCCCGTCTTAAATTTCTCTGCCAAATCTTCTAAGCTAACCTGGAATGTGATACAGCTCATTCATTCAGTTCCCTCGACATAGAAATACAAAGAGTATTACAAATCTGACGGTTCACTGAATTCATATACAACATATCACAACCTGTGGATTATATCACTGCTGTAAAATGAAAAATCATTGTCAATTCCTGTCAACATTCTAACCAAACAGAAATAACTGTACCTTTATTTGTTCATCCTCAGTGTCTGTTACAATGAGTACTTGTGACACAGTCTTCTTGGAACAATCCTTAGTACCACTACAGCTATGCTTTTTCCCAGTACGAAGCACCTTACTTTCAGGCTTTGCAGTATCTTCTTCACTACTTGAGCTGCAGCGTTTTCTCTCGTGAGAATTTTCATCAAGTTTTATGCTGACTTTTCCAGGG encodes:
- the LOC139759955 gene encoding uncharacterized protein gives rise to the protein MMNIFSFPFIGQLYIPVLLTSLIIGLIILIFFEKKKITGRVIETEENYSTVKPMRNGIYCEHISKSNSDNDHTLDTEGVKMNSSQEVSSEAHSLDSYVEIRGQTESTLVFNKNLDPGKVSIKLDENSHERKRCSSSSEEDTAKPESKVLRTGKKHSCSGTKDCSKKTVSQVLIVTDTEDEQIKVSLEDLAEKFKTGGLTCTTRSSQDTHQPLLEAETSHLIIFLVTSYDSCEQLQNNILKIKDHHEPAGAFVYSVACLTERSHGDVYEAAEKLNVALSGLGGVEWLPLTCITHTGETQDPEVLSSQQYITKILDKTKKLSRKCCGKSCSSKKAADIEDLAASLLPVVTPVKT